From Pseudoxanthomonas sp. YR558, the proteins below share one genomic window:
- a CDS encoding HIT family protein — protein sequence MIQLPVRDPCDLCVAARDEHWKIIDESEHTLTVINPWQFETGQCCVITRRHVATLLDLSDAECSAIMASAKRIAEALVSAYQPLGIMTFQNNGVYSGQETPHFHFHVVPRQKGSDWGIGPPQLATFDGAGRERGTTHDRSGDAARMARVRVPVDQLVETVKLVRSHLPTS from the coding sequence ATGATCCAACTTCCCGTCAGAGACCCTTGCGACTTGTGCGTGGCGGCCCGCGACGAGCACTGGAAGATCATCGACGAGAGCGAACATACGCTGACCGTCATCAATCCGTGGCAGTTCGAGACCGGCCAATGCTGCGTCATTACGCGCCGGCACGTGGCAACGCTGCTCGATCTTTCCGACGCCGAGTGTTCGGCCATCATGGCCTCGGCCAAGCGGATCGCGGAGGCACTCGTCAGTGCGTATCAACCGTTGGGAATAATGACGTTCCAGAACAATGGCGTGTACAGCGGGCAGGAAACGCCGCATTTCCATTTCCACGTCGTGCCTCGACAGAAAGGAAGTGACTGGGGCATCGGGCCACCGCAACTCGCCACCTTCGACGGCGCGGGCCGTGAAAGGGGCACCACGCACGACCGGAGCGGCGATGCGGCGCGCATGGCGCGGGTTCGCGTTCCGGTCGACCAGTTGGTAGAGACCGTGAAGCTGGTCCGCTCGCACCTGCCGACCTCATGA
- a CDS encoding response regulator transcription factor: MPTLLIADDHPLFREALRGAVQRVMPGVKLHEADSVDALYVLVDAHPDADLLLMDLNMPGAHGFNALVHLRALHPQLPVVIVSAREEPVVMRRALDHGALGFIPKSADSDTIGQAIGAVLDGERWVPDEALSAPATSRDEQETAQRLRDLTPQQFKVLQMLGAGRLNKQIAYDLGVSEATIKAHVTAILRKLHVTNRTQAVLAAGRLAVDPDGLVLPPEEGE, from the coding sequence ATGCCCACTCTGTTGATCGCCGACGACCACCCGCTGTTCCGTGAGGCGCTGCGCGGCGCCGTGCAACGGGTGATGCCGGGCGTGAAACTGCATGAAGCCGACAGCGTCGATGCCCTGTACGTGCTGGTCGATGCGCACCCGGATGCCGACCTGCTGCTGATGGACCTCAACATGCCCGGCGCGCACGGCTTCAATGCCCTGGTGCACCTGCGCGCGCTGCATCCGCAGCTGCCGGTGGTGATCGTCTCGGCGCGCGAAGAGCCGGTGGTGATGCGTCGCGCGCTCGACCACGGCGCGCTGGGCTTCATTCCGAAGTCGGCCGATTCGGACACCATCGGCCAGGCCATCGGCGCAGTGCTGGATGGCGAGCGCTGGGTGCCCGACGAAGCGCTCAGCGCCCCGGCCACGTCCCGCGACGAGCAGGAAACCGCGCAGCGCCTGCGCGACCTGACGCCGCAGCAGTTCAAGGTGCTGCAGATGCTCGGCGCCGGTCGCCTCAACAAGCAGATCGCTTACGACCTGGGCGTGTCCGAAGCCACGATCAAGGCGCACGTCACCGCCATCTTGCGCAAGCTCCACGTCACCAACCGGACCCAGGCGGTGCTCGCCGCCGGTCGCCTTGCGGTGGATCCGGACGGCCTGGTGCTGCCGCCGGAAGAAGGCGAGTAA
- a CDS encoding Na+:solute symporter yields the protein MNVSRKTARILGAVAIVGILLLQAFNNVACYDHTWVAYLRAVGFFLLIPLLPALVSLATANPLRAVGACLLLSPWLVFAYYTDCVRPYAGGGASMIYVAVLLWGTPCALLGALLTGPVLRLVGIRVEGR from the coding sequence ATGAACGTCTCCCGCAAGACCGCACGCATCCTCGGTGCCGTTGCCATCGTCGGCATCCTGCTGCTGCAGGCGTTCAACAACGTCGCCTGCTATGACCACACGTGGGTGGCGTATCTGCGCGCCGTGGGGTTCTTCCTGCTCATCCCGCTGCTGCCCGCACTGGTCTCGTTGGCCACCGCCAATCCGCTGCGTGCGGTCGGCGCCTGCCTACTCCTGTCACCGTGGCTCGTCTTCGCGTACTACACCGACTGCGTCCGCCCGTATGCCGGCGGCGGAGCGTCGATGATCTATGTGGCGGTCCTTTTGTGGGGGACGCCGTGCGCACTATTGGGGGCTCTGCTCACCGGTCCGGTACTGCGACTCGTCGGCATCCGCGTGGAGGGTCGCTGA